The Corythoichthys intestinalis isolate RoL2023-P3 chromosome 1, ASM3026506v1, whole genome shotgun sequence genome has a segment encoding these proteins:
- the LOC130921510 gene encoding gastrula zinc finger protein XlCGF57.1-like, protein MPYIQQVAESENSCMEEVQKDEITFPATISVKSEEDEGPNKASRARKPSGDRSFQHPTTKGEGRSQPEGLLAPLSDSDDVTSYSSDTDEEDVDFDPNALKSLKKSTLKRNPKECVGEKPYACLLCDKIFCTKRVLTTHMRRHTGEKPFACSLCDKRFCRKDQLTTHTRKHTGEKPFQCSLCGKRFTEKGTLDRHERTHTGEKPFTCSLCDKRFWEKQQLTIHMHTHTQQKPFACTFCGKPFINKGNLKKHTRTHTGEKPFACSLCDKRFSLKQQLKRHMSTHTGEKRFVCSLCNKRFYTKLELTTHTRRHTGEKPFPCSVCEKRFIVKGELIKHERTHTGEKSFACSLCDKRFSLKDQLIAHTRKHTGEEPFSCAVCGKRFTEKRTLDRHERTHTGEKPFACSLCNKRFLLKQQLTIHMRTHTKEKPFACTFCGKSFNEKGNLNKHTRTHTGEKPFACLLCDKRFCLKHQLTKHMGTHTREKPENCSV, encoded by the coding sequence ATGCCGTACATCCAACAGGTGGCAGAGTCAGAGAACTCCTGCATGGAAGAAGTACAGAAAGATGAAATTACGTTTCCAGCGACTATCAGTGTGAAGAGTGAGGAAGATGAAGGTCCGAACAAAGCAAGCAGAGCAAGAAAACCTTCGGGCGACAGATCATTTCAACACCCGACAACAAAAGGTGAAGGACGATCACAACCGGAGGGCCTCTTGGCTCCGCTCTCGGACAGCGACGACGTAACATCATACTCTTCTGACACTGATGAGGAGGATGTTGACTTTGACCCAAATGCTTTGAAATCCTTAAAAAAGTCAACATTGAAAAGAAACCCAAAAGAATGTGTGGGTGAGAAACCTTATGCCTGCTTACTTtgcgacaaaatattttgtacgAAGCGAGTGTTGACAACACACATGAgaagacacactggagagaaacccTTTGCCTGCTCCCTTTGCGATAAACGCTTTTGTCGGAAGGACCAGTtaacaacacacacacgcaagcacactggagaaaagccttttcagTGCTcgctttgtggtaaaagattcaccgagAAGGGAACGTTAGACAGACAtgaaagaacacacactggagagaagccttttacctgctctctttgcgataaaagattttgggaGAAGCAACAATTAACAATACACATGCATACACACACCCAGcagaaaccttttgcctgcacatttTGTGGCAAACCATTCATCAACaagggaaatttaaaaaaacatacgcGAACCCACACAGGAgaaaagcctttcgcctgctcactttgcgataaaagatttagtCTGAAGCAACAGTTAAAAAGACATATGAGTACACACACAGGAGAAAAGCGATTCGTCTGCTCGCTTTGCAATAAAAGATTTTATACCAAGCTAGAGTTGACGACACACACGAGaagacacactggagaaaaaccttttccctgctcagtttgtgagaaAAGATTCATCGTGAAAGGGGAGTTAATCAAgcacgaaagaacccacactggagagaaatcttttgcctgctcactttGCGATAAACGATTTTCTTTGAAGGACCAGTTAATAGCACACACGCGTAAGCACACTGGAGAAGAGCCTTTCTCCTGCGCGGTTTGCGGTAAAAGATTCACGGAGAAGAGAACGTTAGACAGACAcgaaagaacacacactggagagaagcccttTGCCTGCTCTCTTTGCAATAAAAGATTTTTGCTGAAGCAACAGTTAACAATACACATGCGTACGCACACCAAggagaaaccttttgcctgcacattttgtggtaaaagttTCAACGAAAAGGGAAACTTAAACAAACATACAAGAACGCACaccggagagaagcctttcgcctgtttactttgcgataaaagattttgtcTGAAGCACCAGTTAACAAAACATATGGGTACGCACACCAGAGAAAAACCTGAGAATTGCAGCGTGTGA